The following proteins are co-located in the Mycolicibacterium goodii genome:
- a CDS encoding 5'-3' exonuclease, which produces MTAPILLLDGASMWFRSYFGVPSSIKAPDGRPVNAVRGFLDAIATLVTRERPRRLVVCRDDDWRPQWRVDLIPSYKAHRVAEAEPDGVPDIEEVPDELTPQVDMIMDLLDAFGIPTAGAAGFEADDVLGTLSVREQRDPVVVVSGDRDLLQLVRDEPTPQVRVLYLGRGLAKATKWGPAEVAEQYGVPLDRAGAAYAELALLRGDPSDGLPGVAGIGEKTAATLLAKHGSLRNILAAANDPRSGLAKAHRSKLLGALDYIAAAETVVRVATDAPVVFSTPTDTLPLAAGDPARVAELAAAYGVSSSISRLQSALDRLPD; this is translated from the coding sequence TTGACCGCCCCGATCCTGCTGCTCGACGGCGCCAGCATGTGGTTCCGCTCGTATTTCGGTGTGCCCTCGTCGATCAAGGCGCCCGACGGGCGGCCCGTCAACGCGGTACGTGGATTTCTCGACGCGATCGCGACGCTGGTCACCCGGGAGCGGCCGCGCCGACTGGTGGTGTGTCGCGACGACGACTGGCGCCCGCAGTGGCGGGTCGATCTGATCCCGTCGTACAAGGCGCACCGGGTCGCCGAAGCCGAACCGGACGGCGTCCCGGACATCGAGGAGGTTCCCGACGAGCTCACGCCGCAGGTCGACATGATCATGGATCTGCTTGACGCGTTCGGCATTCCGACCGCCGGCGCGGCCGGGTTCGAGGCCGACGACGTGCTGGGCACGCTCTCGGTGCGCGAGCAACGCGATCCTGTGGTGGTGGTCAGCGGGGACCGTGACCTGCTGCAGCTGGTGCGCGACGAACCGACCCCTCAGGTGCGGGTGCTCTACCTCGGTCGCGGGTTGGCCAAGGCCACCAAGTGGGGCCCTGCGGAAGTCGCCGAGCAGTACGGGGTTCCGCTCGATCGCGCCGGCGCGGCCTATGCGGAGCTGGCGTTGTTGCGCGGCGACCCGTCGGACGGCCTGCCCGGGGTGGCCGGGATCGGCGAGAAGACCGCCGCGACGCTGCTGGCCAAACACGGCTCGCTGCGGAACATCCTGGCCGCGGCCAACGACCCGAGATCCGGTCTGGCCAAGGCGCATCGCAGCAAACTGTTGGGCGCGCTCGACTACATCGCGGCGGCCGAGACCGTGGTGCGGGTGGCAACCGATGCGCCCGTGGTGTTCTCGACGCCGACGGACACCCTGCCGTTGGCCGCCGGCGACCCGGCGCGGGTCGCCGAACTGGCCGCGGCGTACGGGGTGTCCTCGTCGATCAGCCGGTTGCAGTCCGCGCTGGACCGGTTGCCGGACTGA
- a CDS encoding VOC family protein: MTFAVDRIDHVVLNCRDIEATVDFYMRVLGMRREVFGDGRVALRFPGAANQKINLRPTGAPNWPTGAVDAPGALDLCFIAECSADAVGAHLRACGVEITEGPVPKTGVLGPMTSHYCRDPDGNLVEVASYQRPD; the protein is encoded by the coding sequence ATGACCTTCGCCGTCGACCGTATCGACCATGTCGTCCTGAACTGCCGCGACATCGAGGCCACCGTCGACTTCTACATGCGGGTGCTCGGTATGCGCAGGGAGGTGTTCGGGGACGGCCGCGTCGCGCTGCGCTTCCCCGGCGCGGCCAACCAGAAGATCAACCTGCGCCCGACCGGGGCGCCGAACTGGCCCACCGGGGCCGTGGACGCCCCGGGAGCTCTCGACCTGTGTTTCATCGCCGAGTGCAGCGCGGACGCGGTGGGTGCGCATCTGCGGGCGTGCGGCGTCGAGATCACCGAGGGCCCGGTGCCGAAAACCGGCGTGCTGGGGCCGATGACCTCACATTACTGCCGTGACCCCGACGGCAACCTGGTCGAGGTCGCAAGCTATCAACGGCCCGATTAG
- a CDS encoding M24 family metallopeptidase: MTISRFSTDVYAQRLQTAARAAGDAGLAGLVITPGYDLRYLVGSRAQTFERLTALVLPAHGDPTIVVPRLELAALKESAVTDLGVAVRDWVDGENPYQLVVDALGGPGREVAVTDAMPALHLLPLAGLLGVVPVLATDVLRRLRMIKDEAEVDALRKAGAAIDRVHARVPEFLVPGRTEADVAADIAEAIVAEGHSEVAFIIVGSGPNGADPHHECSDRELQVGDIVVVDIGGPYEPGYNSDCTRTYSIGEPDPEVARRYALLQQAQRAAVEAVRPGVTAEQVDAAARDVLAAEGLAEAFVHRTGHGIGLSVHEEPYIVAGNNLPLERGMAFSVEPGVYFPGQWGARIEDIVIVTEDGALSVNTRPHDLIVVPVR; this comes from the coding sequence ATGACCATCAGCCGATTCAGCACCGACGTCTACGCCCAGCGCCTGCAGACCGCCGCCCGGGCCGCAGGCGATGCGGGGCTCGCCGGGCTGGTCATCACCCCCGGGTATGACCTGCGCTACCTGGTGGGCTCACGGGCCCAGACCTTCGAGCGGCTGACCGCACTGGTCCTACCCGCCCACGGCGATCCGACCATCGTGGTGCCGCGCCTGGAACTGGCCGCGCTGAAGGAGTCGGCCGTCACCGATCTGGGTGTGGCCGTGCGGGATTGGGTGGACGGCGAGAACCCGTACCAGCTGGTGGTCGACGCGCTCGGTGGGCCGGGCCGCGAGGTCGCCGTCACCGACGCCATGCCCGCGCTGCACCTGCTGCCGCTGGCCGGCCTGCTCGGGGTGGTGCCGGTGCTGGCCACCGACGTGCTGCGCCGGCTGCGGATGATCAAGGACGAGGCCGAGGTCGACGCGCTGCGCAAGGCCGGTGCGGCGATCGACCGGGTGCACGCGCGGGTCCCCGAGTTCCTGGTGCCGGGCCGCACCGAGGCCGACGTTGCCGCCGACATCGCCGAAGCCATTGTCGCCGAGGGACATTCGGAGGTGGCGTTCATCATCGTCGGCTCAGGACCCAACGGGGCCGATCCGCACCACGAATGCTCCGACCGGGAACTGCAGGTCGGCGACATCGTGGTGGTCGACATCGGCGGGCCGTACGAACCCGGATACAACTCCGACTGCACGCGCACCTACAGCATCGGCGAGCCCGATCCCGAGGTCGCCCGCCGCTACGCGCTGCTGCAGCAGGCGCAGCGGGCCGCGGTCGAGGCCGTGCGTCCCGGCGTGACCGCCGAGCAGGTCGACGCCGCCGCACGCGACGTGCTGGCCGCCGAAGGTCTTGCCGAGGCGTTCGTGCACCGCACCGGCCACGGCATCGGCCTGTCGGTGCACGAGGAACCCTACATCGTGGCGGGCAACAACCTGCCGCTGGAGCGGGGCATGGCGTTCAGCGTCGAACCGGGCGTGTATTTCCCGGGGCAGTGGGGCGCGCGTATCGAGGACATCGTCATCGTCACCGAGGACGGCGCGCTGTCGGTCAACACCCGGCCGCACGATCTGATCGTGGTCCCGGTGCGGTGA
- a CDS encoding F420-dependent biliverdin reductase, with amino-acid sequence MAASRGKATTRLTTDALAFLTERHLAMLTTLRSDGSPHVVAVGFTFDPKTHIARVITTGGSQKAVNAQERGVAVLSQVDGARWLSLEGQATVSSDPDAVRDAELRYAQRYRTPRVNPRRVVIEVRIERVLGSSELLDRS; translated from the coding sequence ATGGCTGCATCACGTGGCAAGGCGACCACCCGGCTCACCACCGACGCGCTGGCGTTCCTCACCGAACGTCACCTCGCGATGCTGACCACTCTCCGCTCGGACGGGTCGCCGCATGTCGTGGCCGTCGGATTCACCTTCGATCCCAAGACCCACATCGCGCGCGTCATCACCACCGGCGGCTCGCAGAAGGCCGTCAACGCGCAGGAGCGCGGGGTCGCGGTGCTCAGCCAGGTCGATGGCGCGCGCTGGCTGTCGCTGGAGGGCCAGGCCACCGTGAGCTCCGATCCCGACGCGGTCCGCGACGCCGAACTGCGGTACGCGCAGCGTTACCGCACGCCGCGGGTCAACCCGCGACGCGTGGTCATCGAGGTGCGGATCGAGCGCGTGCTGGGCTCCTCGGAGCTGCTGGACCGCAGCTGA
- a CDS encoding SDR family NAD(P)-dependent oxidoreductase: MQPSGSTLAQVIIAAVKDTADTDRRVVVIFGGRSEIGTELALRLAPGNTVVLAARRADQLEPQVAAVRAAGAAAVHTCEFDADDPDDSPAHARLIDAIESAHGPIDTAVLAFGVLGDQARAEVDAAHAVAVVHTDYLAQVGLLTELARRMRAAGHGRLVVFSSIAGARVRRANYVYGSAKAGLDGFACGLADALHGTGVHLLIVRPGFVIGHMTEGMEPAPFASTPAQVAEAAAGALARGRRAVWVPWVIRPMAFTTRFVPQFVWRRLPR; this comes from the coding sequence ATGCAGCCATCGGGGTCCACGCTAGCGCAGGTGATAATCGCTGCTGTGAAAGACACGGCTGACACGGATCGTCGTGTCGTGGTCATATTCGGCGGACGCAGCGAAATCGGCACCGAACTGGCGCTTCGCCTCGCCCCGGGCAACACGGTGGTGCTGGCGGCGCGGCGGGCCGACCAGCTCGAACCCCAGGTCGCCGCGGTCCGCGCCGCGGGTGCGGCCGCGGTGCACACCTGCGAGTTCGACGCCGACGACCCCGACGACTCCCCGGCACACGCACGGTTGATCGACGCGATCGAATCCGCGCACGGCCCGATCGACACCGCGGTGCTGGCGTTCGGGGTGCTCGGGGATCAGGCCCGCGCCGAGGTCGACGCGGCGCATGCGGTCGCGGTCGTGCACACCGACTACCTCGCGCAGGTGGGTCTGCTCACCGAACTGGCCCGGCGCATGCGCGCGGCAGGCCACGGCCGGCTGGTGGTGTTCTCCTCGATCGCCGGTGCGCGGGTGCGCCGCGCCAACTACGTCTACGGCTCGGCCAAGGCCGGTCTCGACGGGTTCGCCTGCGGTCTGGCCGACGCGTTGCACGGCACCGGTGTGCACCTGCTGATCGTCCGGCCGGGTTTCGTCATCGGGCACATGACCGAGGGCATGGAACCGGCACCGTTCGCCAGCACGCCCGCACAGGTCGCCGAGGCGGCGGCCGGGGCGCTGGCGCGGGGCAGGCGCGCGGTGTGGGTGCCGTGGGTGATCCGGCCGATGGCGTTCACGACGAGGTTCGTACCGCAGTTCGTGTGGCGCAGGTTGCCGCGATGA
- a CDS encoding bifunctional cobalt-precorrin-7 (C(5))-methyltransferase/cobalt-precorrin-6B (C(15))-methyltransferase produces MITVVGIGADGMAGLSATSRAELARATVVYGAPRQLALLDGTVTAERREWPSPMLPALPTLFDDIRGDVHVVASGDPLCHGIGATLIRVFGADRVRVLPHVSSVTLACARMGWTVPDTEVISLVTAPVHTAVRRGGRAVVLSRDASTPTQLAGLLTESGRGDSQFTVLEQLGGPGERRRDGTASDWLAASAADVDDLNVVAITYRPDDRRAHALPDDEFGHDGQITKQSIRAVTLAALGPRPGERLWDVGSGSGSIAIEWCRSAPGCTAVAFERDEQRRDRIRGNVEAFGVRVDLRGAAPECFDGAPEPTAIFVGGGVTGPGVLDACFDRLPAGGRLVVNAVTVESEAVVAQWYSQKGGELRRYQHYQGGPVGGFTAWRPALPVTQWSVVKG; encoded by the coding sequence ATGATCACCGTGGTCGGCATCGGGGCGGACGGCATGGCGGGATTGTCGGCGACCTCGCGTGCCGAACTGGCCCGCGCGACCGTGGTGTACGGCGCGCCACGGCAACTGGCACTGCTCGATGGCACCGTGACCGCCGAGCGGCGCGAGTGGCCGTCGCCGATGCTGCCCGCCCTGCCCACGCTGTTCGATGACATCCGAGGTGACGTGCACGTGGTGGCCAGCGGGGACCCGCTGTGTCACGGCATCGGCGCCACCCTGATCCGGGTGTTCGGGGCGGACCGCGTGCGGGTGCTGCCGCACGTGTCGAGCGTGACGCTGGCGTGCGCGCGGATGGGCTGGACGGTGCCCGACACCGAGGTGATCAGCCTGGTCACCGCTCCGGTGCACACCGCGGTCCGCCGCGGCGGGCGTGCGGTGGTGCTGTCGCGCGACGCGTCGACACCCACGCAACTCGCCGGCCTGCTCACCGAATCCGGGCGTGGCGACTCGCAGTTCACGGTCCTTGAGCAGTTGGGCGGACCCGGTGAACGCCGCCGCGACGGCACCGCGTCCGACTGGCTGGCCGCATCCGCCGCCGACGTCGACGATCTCAACGTCGTCGCGATCACCTACCGGCCCGACGACCGCAGGGCCCATGCGCTACCGGACGACGAGTTCGGCCACGACGGACAGATCACCAAACAGTCCATCCGGGCGGTCACCCTGGCCGCTCTCGGGCCGCGCCCGGGGGAGCGGTTGTGGGACGTCGGCTCGGGTTCGGGCAGCATCGCGATCGAATGGTGCCGCAGCGCACCGGGTTGCACCGCGGTCGCGTTCGAACGGGACGAGCAGCGGCGGGACCGCATCCGCGGCAACGTCGAGGCGTTCGGTGTCCGTGTCGATCTGCGCGGCGCGGCGCCCGAGTGCTTCGACGGTGCGCCGGAACCGACCGCGATCTTCGTCGGCGGCGGCGTGACCGGCCCCGGCGTGTTGGACGCCTGCTTCGACCGGCTGCCCGCGGGTGGCAGGCTGGTGGTCAACGCGGTGACGGTGGAATCAGAAGCCGTTGTCGCACAATGGTATTCACAGAAAGGCGGCGAGTTGCGGCGGTATCAGCACTACCAGGGCGGGCCGGTCGGCGGCTTCACCGCATGGCGTCCGGCGCTGCCGGTGACCCAGTGGTCGGTGGTCAAGGGATGA
- the cobM gene encoding precorrin-4 C(11)-methyltransferase — MTVYFIGAGPGAPDLITVRGQRLLGSCKVCLYAGSIMPEDLLALCPPDAKVIDTGPLNLDQIIDELVAAEGAGLDVARLHSGDPSIYSALAEQCRRLDALGIGYEIVPGVPAFAAVAAALGRELTVPGVAQTVTLSRVATLSTAMPDGEDLRTLSAPGATLVLHLAAAQIDNVVPQLLDGGYRPETPCAVVAFASWPQEVVLRGTLADIAEQMHAADVTRTAVIVVGDVLAAEGFTDSYLYSPTRRRGSRH, encoded by the coding sequence ATGACGGTCTACTTCATCGGCGCCGGTCCCGGCGCACCTGACCTGATCACGGTGCGCGGCCAGCGACTGCTCGGCAGCTGCAAGGTGTGCCTGTACGCCGGATCGATCATGCCCGAGGATCTGCTCGCGCTGTGCCCGCCCGACGCCAAGGTGATCGACACCGGCCCGCTCAACCTGGACCAGATCATCGACGAACTCGTCGCGGCCGAGGGCGCCGGACTCGATGTGGCGCGGCTGCATTCGGGCGACCCGTCGATCTACAGCGCGCTGGCCGAACAGTGCCGCAGGCTCGACGCGCTCGGCATCGGCTACGAGATCGTGCCGGGGGTACCGGCTTTCGCCGCGGTCGCGGCGGCGCTGGGCCGTGAGCTCACCGTGCCGGGGGTGGCGCAGACCGTGACGCTGAGCCGCGTCGCGACGCTGTCCACGGCGATGCCCGACGGTGAGGATCTGCGCACGCTGTCGGCGCCGGGGGCGACGCTGGTGCTGCACCTGGCGGCCGCGCAGATCGACAATGTCGTGCCGCAGCTGCTCGACGGCGGCTACCGGCCCGAAACCCCCTGTGCGGTGGTGGCATTCGCGAGCTGGCCGCAGGAGGTGGTGCTGCGCGGCACGCTGGCCGACATCGCCGAGCAGATGCACGCCGCCGACGTGACCCGCACCGCGGTGATCGTCGTGGGCGATGTGCTGGCCGCCGAGGGATTCACCGACAGCTATCTGTACTCGCCGACCCGGCGCCGCGGCAGCAGGCACTGA
- a CDS encoding cobalt-precorrin-6A reductase, whose translation MRVLLLGGTGEARALAGALHPEVDVISSLAGRVPDPALPVGPVRIGGFGGVEGMRRWLREENIDAVVDATHPFAATITAHAAQVCAELGLPHLVLARPAWSPGDAIVVASDIEAAEAVVRHGFSRVFLTTGRSGTAAFRDVDAWFLIRAVTAPDPDTLPARHELVLSRGPYHHEGELALLREHRIDALVTKNSGGAMTQPKLDAAAAAGVAVIMVDRPPLPAGVRSVATVQAARDWVSSLRR comes from the coding sequence ATGAGAGTTCTGCTGCTCGGCGGCACCGGCGAGGCCCGTGCGCTGGCCGGCGCGCTGCACCCCGAGGTCGACGTGATCAGCTCGCTGGCCGGCCGGGTCCCGGATCCGGCTCTGCCGGTCGGCCCGGTGCGCATCGGCGGCTTCGGTGGGGTCGAGGGCATGCGCCGCTGGCTGCGTGAGGAGAACATCGACGCCGTCGTCGACGCGACCCACCCGTTCGCCGCGACCATCACCGCGCACGCCGCGCAGGTGTGCGCCGAGTTGGGACTGCCGCATCTCGTGCTGGCCCGTCCGGCATGGTCCCCCGGCGACGCGATCGTCGTCGCCTCCGACATCGAGGCGGCCGAAGCCGTGGTGCGGCACGGCTTTTCGCGGGTCTTCCTGACCACGGGACGCTCAGGGACCGCGGCGTTCCGCGACGTCGACGCCTGGTTTCTGATCCGCGCCGTCACCGCACCCGACCCGGACACCCTGCCCGCACGTCATGAGCTTGTGCTGTCGCGCGGGCCCTATCACCACGAGGGTGAACTCGCGCTGCTGCGCGAACATCGGATCGACGCGCTGGTGACGAAGAACAGCGGCGGGGCGATGACTCAACCCAAGCTCGACGCCGCCGCCGCGGCCGGGGTGGCGGTGATCATGGTGGACCGCCCGCCGCTGCCTGCCGGGGTGCGCAGCGTCGCCACGGTCCAGGCGGCGCGCGACTGGGTCAGTTCGCTGCGTCGATGA
- a CDS encoding phosphotransferase family protein, whose protein sequence is MTAAVSIPGRPADVTASWLSQVLGAEVATAGTEPIGTGQTGATYRVTVTYAGSTELPATFAIKLPSQDHTVRDRVAIGYRSEHAFYTSLAERVQIPVPHCFHCEIADGGADFVLLLADLAPAQQGDQIAGCSVAEATLAVRALADLHGPTWCDPQWANFPGLALPKPEPDSANGFGELAKMAADITVDKLGDRLSAEDLETLTAAMSVVAPWLLCEPDRFAVLHGDYRLDNMLFDPDRTRVTVVDWQTLGSGLPARDLAYFTATSLLPADRATAERDLVDEYHRALLAHGVTGHDLQTCWRDYRLGMVQAPLITVLGYAFASSTDRGDDMMVVMAQRGCQAIRELGTLDLIDAAN, encoded by the coding sequence ATGACCGCGGCGGTGTCGATTCCCGGTCGTCCGGCCGACGTCACGGCGTCGTGGCTGTCGCAGGTGCTGGGCGCCGAGGTGGCCACGGCCGGCACCGAACCCATCGGCACCGGGCAGACCGGCGCGACGTACCGGGTCACCGTGACCTACGCGGGTAGCACCGAGCTGCCCGCGACGTTCGCGATCAAACTGCCCTCGCAGGACCACACGGTGCGCGACCGCGTCGCGATCGGCTACCGCTCCGAGCATGCGTTCTACACCAGTCTCGCCGAGCGCGTGCAGATCCCGGTTCCGCACTGCTTCCACTGCGAGATCGCCGACGGGGGCGCTGATTTCGTGCTGCTGCTGGCCGACCTGGCGCCCGCGCAGCAGGGCGATCAGATCGCCGGATGTTCGGTGGCCGAGGCGACCCTGGCGGTGCGCGCCCTGGCCGACCTGCACGGCCCGACGTGGTGTGACCCGCAGTGGGCCAACTTCCCCGGCCTCGCGTTGCCCAAGCCGGAACCGGACTCGGCGAACGGGTTCGGCGAGCTCGCCAAGATGGCCGCCGACATCACCGTCGACAAGCTGGGTGACCGGCTCAGCGCCGAGGATCTCGAAACCCTCACCGCGGCAATGTCGGTGGTGGCCCCGTGGCTGCTGTGCGAGCCGGACCGGTTCGCGGTGCTGCACGGCGACTACCGGCTGGACAACATGCTCTTCGACCCCGACCGCACCCGCGTCACGGTGGTGGACTGGCAGACGCTCGGCTCGGGCCTGCCTGCCCGCGACCTGGCGTATTTCACCGCGACCAGCCTGCTCCCGGCCGACCGCGCGACGGCCGAACGAGATCTGGTCGACGAGTACCACCGCGCGTTGCTGGCGCACGGCGTCACCGGCCACGACCTGCAGACGTGTTGGCGCGACTACCGCCTCGGCATGGTGCAGGCCCCGTTGATCACGGTGCTGGGGTATGCGTTCGCGTCGTCGACCGACCGCGGCGACGACATGATGGTGGTGATGGCGCAGCGCGGCTGTCAGGCCATCCGCGAACTGGGCACCCTCGATCTCATCGACGCAGCGAACTGA
- a CDS encoding TetR/AcrR family transcriptional regulator, producing MAHPRTPVRSPIDRRQPQRSDRRRTAILDALDEHLQKTGFDALNIAEVARQAGVGRSAFYFYFENKAAAVAALLEPMHDALLAANNVLADLGRPPRERIRDTLDAVLQTAEDHRYLFQAMLEARGTSGAVRDIWDAARESFVPTVSEVITAERESGRAPGGVDAQVLASLLLEFNDRLLERLIIGGPLTRGQLLDGAAAMWMGAIYRGDGGQGR from the coding sequence GTGGCACATCCGCGCACACCGGTGCGGTCCCCGATCGACCGTCGGCAACCGCAACGCAGCGACCGACGCCGCACCGCGATCCTGGACGCACTCGACGAGCACCTGCAGAAAACGGGTTTCGACGCGCTGAACATCGCCGAGGTGGCGCGTCAGGCCGGCGTCGGCCGTTCGGCGTTCTACTTCTACTTCGAGAACAAGGCCGCGGCGGTCGCGGCGCTGCTCGAACCCATGCACGACGCGTTGCTGGCGGCCAACAACGTCCTGGCCGACCTCGGCCGTCCGCCCCGCGAACGGATCCGCGACACCCTCGATGCGGTGCTGCAGACCGCCGAGGACCACCGCTACCTGTTCCAGGCCATGCTGGAGGCCCGTGGCACCAGCGGCGCGGTCCGGGACATCTGGGACGCGGCCCGGGAGTCGTTCGTGCCCACCGTCTCCGAGGTGATCACCGCCGAACGCGAAAGCGGTCGCGCCCCCGGCGGTGTCGACGCACAGGTGCTGGCCTCCCTGCTGCTGGAGTTCAACGACCGACTGCTCGAGCGGCTCATCATCGGCGGACCGCTGACCCGCGGCCAGCTGCTCGACGGCGCCGCGGCGATGTGGATGGGTGCGATCTACCGGGGCGACGGCGGGCAGGGGCGATGA
- a CDS encoding precorrin-2 C(20)-methyltransferase translates to MTQNRDTRKRGTLYGVGLGPGDPELVTVKAARVIGAADVVAYHSARHGQSIARGIAEPYLRSGQLEEHLVYPVTTETTDHPGGYAGAMEDFYAEAAERIAAHLEAGRDVALLAEGDPLFYSSYMHMHTRLTQRFDAVIVPGVTSVSAASAATGTPLVQGDEVLTILPGTLPADELKRRLADTDAAVVMKLGRSYTRVREALSATGRLDDAYYVERASTDRQKVAKAGAVEAAKVPYFSLTMVPGSGLHPDRQRTERGSVVVVGLGPGDHDWMTPQSRRELAAATDLIGYGPYLDRVGLRPGQRHHPSDNTDEPERARLACTLAQQGHAVAVVSSGDPGVFAMATAVLEEAKQWPGVEVRVVPAMTAAQAVASRVGAPLGHDYAVISLSDRLKPWEVIVERLTAAAKADLVLAIYNPASKTRTWQVGAMRELLLQHRDPSTPVIIGRAVSGARPGESERVRVVRLAELDPAEVDMRCLLIIGSSQTQWYSAAVNDASEDRVFTPRTYPG, encoded by the coding sequence ATGACCCAGAACCGAGACACCCGGAAACGAGGCACCCTGTACGGCGTCGGGCTCGGCCCCGGCGACCCGGAACTGGTGACCGTGAAGGCCGCCCGCGTGATCGGCGCCGCCGACGTGGTGGCCTACCACAGCGCCAGGCACGGCCAGAGCATCGCGCGCGGTATCGCCGAGCCCTACCTGCGGTCCGGGCAGCTGGAGGAACACCTCGTCTACCCGGTGACCACCGAGACCACCGACCATCCCGGCGGATATGCGGGCGCGATGGAGGACTTCTACGCCGAGGCCGCCGAACGCATCGCGGCCCACCTCGAAGCGGGTCGTGATGTGGCGCTGCTGGCCGAGGGCGACCCGCTGTTCTACAGCTCCTACATGCACATGCACACCCGGCTCACGCAGCGGTTCGACGCCGTGATCGTGCCGGGTGTGACGTCGGTGAGCGCCGCGTCGGCCGCGACGGGCACACCGCTGGTGCAGGGCGACGAGGTGCTCACGATCCTGCCCGGCACGTTGCCCGCCGACGAACTCAAGCGCCGCCTGGCCGACACCGACGCCGCGGTGGTGATGAAGTTGGGCCGCTCGTACACCCGTGTGCGCGAGGCACTTTCGGCCACCGGGCGGCTGGACGACGCGTACTACGTCGAGCGGGCGAGCACCGACCGGCAGAAGGTGGCCAAGGCGGGTGCGGTCGAGGCGGCCAAGGTGCCGTACTTCTCGTTGACCATGGTCCCCGGCAGCGGGCTGCACCCCGACCGGCAGCGCACCGAGCGCGGCAGCGTGGTTGTCGTCGGCCTCGGCCCCGGCGACCACGACTGGATGACGCCGCAGAGCCGACGGGAGCTGGCCGCGGCCACCGACCTCATCGGTTACGGCCCCTACCTGGACCGGGTCGGTCTGCGGCCCGGTCAGCGGCATCATCCCAGCGACAACACCGACGAACCCGAACGCGCTCGGCTGGCCTGCACGCTGGCCCAGCAGGGGCACGCGGTCGCGGTGGTGTCCTCGGGCGACCCGGGTGTCTTCGCGATGGCCACCGCGGTGCTCGAAGAGGCCAAGCAGTGGCCGGGTGTCGAGGTGCGGGTGGTCCCGGCCATGACCGCCGCGCAGGCCGTCGCGAGCCGGGTCGGCGCGCCGCTCGGCCACGACTACGCGGTGATCTCGCTGTCCGATCGGCTCAAGCCCTGGGAGGTGATCGTCGAGCGGCTGACGGCCGCCGCCAAGGCCGATCTGGTGCTCGCGATCTACAACCCGGCGTCCAAGACCCGCACCTGGCAGGTCGGTGCCATGCGTGAACTGCTGTTGCAGCACCGCGACCCGAGCACGCCGGTGATCATCGGGCGTGCGGTGTCCGGTGCGCGGCCGGGTGAGAGCGAGCGCGTGCGGGTGGTGCGCCTGGCCGAACTGGATCCGGCCGAGGTCGACATGCGGTGCCTGCTGATCATCGGGTCGTCGCAGACCCAGTGGTACAGCGCCGCGGTCAACGACGCCTCGGAGGATCGAGTGTTCACCCCGCGCACCTACCCGGGCTGA
- a CDS encoding precorrin-8X methylmutase, translating to MLDYIRDAAEIYRQSFATIRAEADLSRFPADVSRVVVRLIHTCGQVDVTDHVAFTDDVVTRTYAALAAGAPVLCDSSMVAAGITRSRLPADNEVVSLVADGRAPELAARMGSTRSAAAVDLWADRLGGAVLAIGNAPTALFRVLELLDEGAPTPAAVLGGPVGFVGSAQSKQELIERPRGMSYLVVTGRRGGSAMAAAAVNAIASERE from the coding sequence GTGCTTGACTACATCCGCGACGCCGCCGAGATCTATCGGCAGTCGTTCGCGACGATCCGCGCCGAAGCCGACTTGTCCCGCTTCCCCGCCGACGTCTCCCGCGTCGTGGTCCGGCTGATCCACACCTGCGGTCAGGTCGACGTCACCGACCATGTGGCCTTCACCGACGACGTCGTCACCAGGACTTACGCCGCCCTCGCGGCGGGTGCCCCGGTGCTGTGCGATTCGTCGATGGTCGCGGCCGGGATCACCCGGTCGCGCCTGCCCGCGGACAACGAGGTGGTCTCGCTCGTCGCAGACGGCCGCGCTCCCGAACTCGCCGCGCGCATGGGCAGCACGCGTTCGGCGGCCGCGGTCGACCTGTGGGCCGACCGGCTCGGCGGTGCGGTGCTCGCGATCGGCAATGCGCCGACGGCGCTGTTCCGGGTGCTGGAGCTGCTCGACGAGGGCGCACCCACCCCGGCCGCGGTGCTCGGCGGGCCCGTCGGCTTCGTCGGCTCCGCGCAGTCCAAGCAGGAGCTGATCGAGCGTCCACGCGGAATGTCCTATCTGGTGGTGACCGGCAGGCGCGGCGGCTCCGCGATGGCCGCGGCCGCCGTCAATGCGATTGCGAGTGAGCGGGAATGA